Proteins found in one Paenibacillus borealis genomic segment:
- a CDS encoding class I SAM-dependent methyltransferase, whose protein sequence is MGTKDWFKESERFNEAAAFYDMYRPSYPSALIDQIEEDASLTVDSAILEIGAGSGKASELFLERGYELLCIEPGPQLAELGRQKHKDKKVRFVTSRFEHWDDSGQEFDLIFSAQAFHWVPQPEGYKKCGRLLKPGGRLALFWNFYLQGDSEIEQEIAKACAEYEVFWFNKRDVIEQRVERTVAELSGSGNFRVPEVYRYPWDSRDDAVSFINFLRTCNGFIGLKEAEQTALSIRLHKLIGRNGGTLQRNYICTLFIVEALNSANT, encoded by the coding sequence ATGGGGACTAAAGATTGGTTCAAAGAAAGTGAACGGTTCAATGAGGCAGCAGCATTCTATGATATGTACCGGCCCAGCTATCCATCCGCGCTGATTGACCAGATCGAAGAAGATGCTTCACTTACTGTTGATTCCGCAATACTTGAGATCGGTGCCGGCAGCGGCAAAGCCTCGGAGCTGTTCCTGGAGCGCGGCTATGAGCTGCTGTGTATTGAACCGGGCCCGCAGCTGGCTGAGCTGGGCAGACAGAAGCATAAAGATAAGAAGGTACGTTTCGTAACCTCCAGGTTTGAGCACTGGGATGATTCCGGGCAGGAATTCGACCTTATCTTCTCCGCCCAGGCCTTTCATTGGGTACCGCAGCCGGAAGGCTACAAGAAATGCGGGCGGTTGCTTAAGCCGGGAGGGCGGCTCGCGCTTTTCTGGAATTTCTATTTGCAGGGGGACAGTGAGATTGAGCAAGAGATTGCCAAGGCCTGTGCGGAGTATGAGGTCTTCTGGTTTAATAAGCGGGATGTGATTGAACAGAGGGTGGAGCGAACGGTAGCAGAGCTATCCGGCAGCGGAAATTTCAGAGTCCCGGAGGTCTACCGGTATCCTTGGGACAGCAGGGATGATGCGGTAAGCTTCATTAACTTCCTGCGGACCTGCAACGGGTTCATCGGGCTGAAGGAAGCGGAACAGACTGCATTAAGTATTAGGTTACATAAGCTGATCGGCCGGAATGGCGGCACTCTGCAACGGAATTATATATGCACGCTTTTTATAGTCGAAGCCTTGAATTCTGCGAATACTTAA
- a CDS encoding DUF438 domain-containing protein, with protein MSELINNREVDVPEQTRRQAMLKEIIKELHAGKSVEEVKARFAEAVGDVTVAEISAMEHSLMTEEGIPVEEVQRLCSVHTAIFKGSIEQIHRSSKPEEQPGHPVHTFKLENREIERLVNFRLELHTDKFKKNASDEIIFKLLEDLSLLLDLDKHYSRKENLLFPYLEKYGIYGPTKVMWGVDDGIRNMIKEAKKALSAYNGESGQIAASLEEIIKEVNEMIFKEENILLPMALDKLTEDEWVKIARESDEIGFCLTAPEQEWIPERAAEPEGAQSQEEGEAASSQGFIRFETGLLSLHQLETMMNHLPVDLTFIDENDVVRYFSHGKERIFARTKAVIGRTVQNCHPPQSVHVVEKLLADFKAGVKDAEDFWIAIKDKFIYIRYFAVRDEGGRYMGTLEFTQNIAPIRALEGQKRILSE; from the coding sequence ATGAGCGAACTGATTAATAACCGTGAAGTGGATGTGCCGGAGCAGACGCGCCGCCAGGCTATGCTGAAGGAGATCATCAAAGAGCTGCATGCGGGTAAAAGTGTAGAGGAAGTTAAGGCGCGTTTTGCCGAAGCGGTAGGCGATGTGACCGTAGCGGAAATTTCCGCCATGGAGCATTCCCTGATGACGGAGGAGGGTATTCCGGTAGAGGAAGTGCAGCGCCTATGCTCCGTGCATACGGCCATCTTCAAAGGCTCAATCGAGCAGATTCACCGTTCCTCGAAACCGGAAGAGCAGCCGGGGCATCCTGTGCATACCTTCAAGCTGGAGAACCGTGAAATTGAGCGGCTGGTTAACTTCCGGCTGGAGCTGCACACAGATAAGTTCAAGAAGAACGCCAGCGATGAGATCATCTTCAAGCTGCTGGAAGACCTTAGTCTGCTGCTCGACCTCGACAAGCATTACAGCCGCAAGGAGAATCTGCTGTTTCCTTACTTAGAGAAGTACGGCATTTATGGTCCAACCAAGGTAATGTGGGGCGTGGATGACGGGATCCGCAATATGATTAAGGAAGCCAAGAAAGCACTCAGCGCGTATAACGGGGAGTCTGGGCAGATTGCAGCTTCACTGGAGGAGATCATTAAGGAAGTCAACGAGATGATCTTTAAAGAAGAGAATATTCTGCTGCCGATGGCGCTCGATAAGCTGACAGAAGATGAATGGGTCAAAATCGCCCGCGAAAGTGACGAGATCGGCTTCTGCCTGACCGCGCCGGAGCAGGAATGGATTCCGGAGCGTGCCGCTGAACCGGAAGGTGCCCAGAGTCAGGAAGAAGGGGAAGCTGCATCTTCTCAGGGCTTCATCCGCTTCGAGACCGGACTGCTGTCGCTCCATCAGCTCGAGACGATGATGAATCATCTGCCTGTGGATTTGACCTTTATTGATGAGAACGACGTGGTCCGCTACTTCTCGCATGGCAAGGAACGGATCTTCGCCCGGACTAAGGCGGTTATCGGCCGTACGGTGCAGAACTGTCATCCGCCGCAAAGCGTGCATGTGGTGGAGAAGCTGCTGGCTGATTTCAAGGCTGGCGTTAAGGATGCTGAGGATTTCTGGATTGCGATCAAAGATAAATTCATCTATATCCGCTACTTCGCAGTACGTGATGAGGGCGGCCGCTATATGGGGACGCTGGAGTTCACACAGAATATTGCTCCAATCCGCGCCCTGGAGGGGCAAAAGCGTATTTTGTCGGAATAA
- the trxB gene encoding thioredoxin-disulfide reductase has protein sequence MYKTIVIGTGPAGLTAAIYLARANLSPLVIEGLQPGGQLTTTTEVENFPGFPEGILGPDLMDNMRKQAERFGAEFKNGWVESVDFSQRPFKVTVDGMGVLEAESVIISTGASARYLGIPGEQENVGRGVSTCATCDGFFFRNKKIVVVGGGDSAMEEASFLTRFASSVTLVHRRPELRASKIMQDRARDNSKVSWALNRTPLEVTVGDTGVKGITVLNNETGLTELVEADGVFVAIGHTPNTAFLGGQINTDANGYIVVNPGTTETNIPGVFACGDVQDTRYRQAISAAGTGCMAAMDAEKFLEGTMVHDWSESLDK, from the coding sequence ATGTACAAAACGATTGTAATCGGAACAGGCCCGGCCGGGCTGACTGCCGCGATTTATCTGGCGCGCGCGAACCTGAGCCCGCTCGTAATTGAAGGCTTACAGCCGGGAGGACAGCTGACAACGACGACAGAAGTGGAGAACTTTCCAGGCTTCCCTGAAGGAATTCTGGGTCCTGATTTGATGGACAACATGCGTAAGCAAGCCGAACGCTTCGGTGCTGAATTCAAGAATGGCTGGGTGGAATCTGTTGACTTCTCACAGCGTCCGTTCAAGGTGACTGTAGACGGAATGGGTGTACTGGAAGCGGAGTCGGTCATTATTTCCACCGGCGCCTCGGCGAGGTACCTGGGCATCCCGGGCGAGCAGGAGAATGTAGGACGCGGGGTCAGCACCTGTGCAACCTGTGACGGATTCTTTTTCCGTAACAAGAAGATTGTCGTAGTCGGCGGCGGCGATTCCGCGATGGAGGAAGCCAGCTTCCTGACCCGCTTTGCTTCCAGCGTAACGCTGGTTCACCGCCGTCCGGAGCTGCGCGCTTCGAAGATCATGCAGGACCGTGCCCGCGACAACAGCAAGGTGTCATGGGCATTGAACCGCACACCGCTTGAAGTAACCGTCGGCGATACCGGAGTTAAGGGCATCACCGTTCTTAACAATGAGACGGGTCTTACCGAGCTGGTGGAAGCAGACGGTGTATTTGTCGCTATCGGACATACACCTAATACGGCCTTCCTGGGCGGTCAGATTAACACGGATGCCAATGGTTATATCGTGGTTAATCCCGGCACCACGGAGACGAACATTCCCGGCGTATTCGCTTGCGGCGACGTGCAGGATACGCGTTACCGTCAAGCCATATCGGCAGCCGGAACCGGCTGTATGGCCGCAATGGATGCCGAGAAGTTCCTGGAAGGCACCATGGTGCATGACTGGAGCGAATCGCTCGATAAATAA
- a CDS encoding DUF1858 domain-containing protein — MSKVLKLNESILELVTRHPEAVDIMAGLGFHDITKPGMLQTAGRFMTLSKGMKLKRIELETVRLAFEQHGFGIIE, encoded by the coding sequence ATGAGCAAGGTGTTGAAGCTGAATGAATCTATATTGGAGCTGGTAACCAGGCACCCGGAAGCCGTAGATATTATGGCCGGTCTGGGTTTCCATGATATAACGAAGCCTGGAATGCTGCAGACGGCAGGCAGGTTCATGACATTATCCAAGGGCATGAAATTAAAGAGAATAGAGCTGGAAACCGTTCGGCTGGCCTTTGAGCAGCACGGCTTCGGGATTATTGAATAG